GTGATGTATCTGTTGAATAAGTATTTTGACTTTGCCGGTGATATTGTGATGAGCAATGGCGGCGCTATGAACAATTACATTGGTGACGCATTTCTAGCAGTTTTTGGTCTGGATGATACCGGGGATGAAACCTTTCGTGCCGTAAAGGCCGGGATTGAAATTCAATCAAGGCTCAATGAATTTTCGGCGCAGGTGGAAGAAGACTTTGACGAATTGTTCAAAGTGCGTATCGGTATTCATTATGGCGAGGTGATCGTTGGTATGTTGGGTTGCCGCGGGACCGAGCGGCTGAGTGTGATTGGCGATACGGTTAATATGGCAGCTCGCGCCGAGGCGGCAAATAAAGACGCAGACACAGATATGTTAATCACTGAAATGGCCTTTAGTCAGGTTGAGGGCCGTGTCGAGGTCGAAGATTTCATCCGTATGAAGCTTAAAGGTACCAGCGAACGCACCACGCTTTATGAAATCAAGTCGGTTATCGGGGATAGCCTTGCAAAAGAAAACACCGAGCAAAAAATTATTGGCGGTATTGAGTGGCACCGCTCGGTTCCTGTTGCGGACCTAAAAGAGGGCAGCAAACTAGAAACCAGCTATCAAGATGAGGCTGTTTTAGTGTTTCGCCATGACGGCGAGTTGCGCGCCGTTCAAAATGCCTGCACACATATGAATTTACCTTTAACCGGTGGGGACATTGATGATGGTGGCAACATTACCTGCCCCTTCCATGGCACTGCCTATTGCACCAAAACCGGCGAAGTCACCAAATGGTGCGAGGGCTTGCCAGATGATATGCCGGCAGAAAACAAGGCCATGATCACGTCGATCAAGCAAAACCCGATCAAAACCTTTCTGACCCTTGAAAGCGACAACCACGTCTGGCTTGCCGAACCCTAAGCTGCAACCATGGCCCGGCTGCACTATGGTTTTTGTGCATTTAACCTTCAGTTGTATTCTTGGCCCTCACGCGTTGCAGTAGGCCGGATAAACAGATTGGGATCGAACCTCCGGTAATTCCGATAAAGAGCGTTACAATTCTGTTGACTGTTGAACAAAATATATTTCCACGCTTAGTTGATCGGCTGGGCAATACGAAGATATGGTGAATGTGCCGCGCCCTGTTTTATCACGATTAACTTTAGCCAGCTTAGCAAGAGACATTATGGCAGACAAATTAAAAGGCGAAGTATGCGGGATGCTTGCGTTAGCTGCTATGCTATTTTGGCACCTCGGATATGGACTTGCAAAATGGGTGGAGTTAAATGTGGTGGAGTTTGGCCTCATCGAAGTCGTACTGCTGAGCATTTTTATCGCTACAAGTTCTCGCTATTATAGAGTCTTCAGCGACATTTCAAAGATAATATCAGCAAAAGAATTATCCGGGATATTTGTATTATCTGCAATTACGTTTCTCTACACTGGATATCGGATGGCGATGTGGGCAAACCTAGTTATGTTTGAATTTACATTCTTGGACTTAATGAACTTAGGCATTTCTATTTTTGTTTTTACCCGTTTTAGCAAAAGTCTTCGTGCAAATTAAATATTTCGCGAGCAGGCTATTAAAACTCAGAGTTATGGACCTTCCAATTGCATCACATTTTAAAAACCACCGCGCTTCTCAGGAAGATCGCAAAACTTATTTGCCTAACGGGCACAGCTTTTTGGGACGATTTAAAAAGAAACTGATTTTTCTAAATGTATTCAAAGCGGAGAAATAACTTGAAAGCCTCTATCCGATTTAAATTGAAAGCCATAAACCGTTTCGCGAACAGAGCGACTTTAGTCGCTTTGCTGGTCTATGTAAGTTTAATGGTCTGGTTCCATTTCCCAAAAACCACTTTTAACAGCGGCGTCCTGCATCTAAATATGGATAAAGAAATTAAACAGCACGTCATTCGCGCAGAGCCAGAGATTATCAGTCGCCTCAAGCGTTCCGAGTTCTATAGTGATGCATTCACACTCAAAATGACAATCGCATCCCATAATTTTCAATATACAGTCATGGTTCCGTATTTTCCCCGATCATTTGGCGCAGCCTATCCCTTTTTCAATTATGCCTTTATTGCCCCAATTGATGCGCAAACTGGCGAAATTATTGCAGGCGCTCGGACAAAATTGCAGCCTGCGACACCTTCACTTGAAGATGTGATTGCGCATGAAGGCATTCATTTAATGGTCAATAAAGCGCTCGGGTCCGTTAAGGCTAGATTTTTGCCCACTTGGAAATATGAGGGCTATGCAGAGCATATTTCCCCACCGAAGCATCGTGATGCCAAGAAGATGTTAGCAGATTTTTGCGGGGATACATTAGAAGATAGCGCCTCTAGCGACTACTTTCTTTATAGACTGGCGGTTGGACATTTGATGGAAGCCAAAGGCATGAAGGGCCGTGATGTTTTCGAAAGTGAGCTTGAATTTTCCGATGTGTTAAGCGAAGTGAAATCGCTGCGATGCCTATAAAATATGTTCCGAGAACACGACACTGAAAGCCGGATCAAAGGCTTTTCCAATGATTTTTCGAAAAAGGTCAGCCGCAAAATGCGGCCGCATTAAGGCTTTTGCAATATCGCGTTTTCCCATGCCTTTAGGAAGTTCTTTCGCTTTAAGCGGTCAAGATACACCATCAGGCCGGGGCCAAGCCGAATGGGCCGCAGTGCGGTTTCCTGTTCTAGCACATCGCGTTGTAGCGTGGGAAAGGGAAAGTCCCCGGCTTTGCCGGCCTCAAGGCTAAAGGACAGCAGATGATCTATAAACAGACCGGCAAGCTGCGGCTGTTTGGCATTTTTGGGGATCAGCGCCGAGCGGAGCATCAAAGTGGTAAAATCACTTGGCTCGACGATGATGATATCGTCTTGGTTATTGGTTTGCGCCGCCGCATAGCTGCCCAGAACATTATAGGCAAAGGCCAGTTTACCCGAACCCACATCCTCGATCATTTTTCCCGAGCAGCAGTAAAGCTGGGCGTTCATATTGCCCATCACTTCGGCCAGCCGCCAATAGGTTTCCGATGTGCGGGCATCTTGGGTGGCGAACAGATAGCCCAGCCCGCTGCTACGAATATCATAGGTGCCAACGCGGTTTTTGAACTGCATCGGGTGCGACCGCATGAATGCAATTAGTTCTTGTCGGGTTCTAGGCACCGATTGACCGTCAAAGTCGCGGGCGGAAAAAACCAGTGCTGCAGGCTCTTGTGTAAAGGCAAAAACCAGATCCTGCCAATGGGCCCAGTCAGGCAATTGGGCGGTAAACTCCGAACGGAACGGCAACGCCATGCCGTCATTGGCCAGCTTGGTTTGCAAATCCATGGCACTGGACACAGCAAGGTCGAACTGTGCCCCCTCATCAACCAAAGCCTTAACCAGTTCGGTAGAACTGACTTCAAAGTAATCGACAGATACGGACGGATTCTGGCGTTGAAACGCTTCTATGACCCCGGCAAAAAGATCAAGGTCGGCAGTGGAAATCACTTTTAGAACTTGGCTTCCGGCTTCGGCCGGAAATTGCCGCCGCTGGTCAACATCAAAACCGAAACCAAGGGTTGGAAACATCCCTAGCGCAAGGGCAAATAAAAGGTAACGCATGCGCCCACTCCTTCTGTGTTGTTTTTTAGCTCTAAGCTGCCGCCATGCGCATTCGCCACATCATCAGCAATGGTCAGTCCAAGGCCGGAACCGATGGTGTCATGGGCGTTTGAACCCCGTACAAAGCGGTCGGTTAAAAGTTTAAACTCGTCATCAAGAAAGCCTCTTCCTTGGTCCATGAGCTCCAAGGCAACGCCAGAGTGCCGCTCGCTCAAGGTGAGCTTTACCGAACTTTCCGTCGGTGAATATTTGATCGCATTATCAATCAAGTTGCGCACCGCGTTCTGAATTAAGATCGCATCACCTTTTACGGTCAAAGGCGTGCCCAATTGCCAGTCAAGATCAATTTCCTTAAGCTCGGCAACGGGCCTTAGCCGAGTGACCAACTCATCCACAAGCGCCTGAAAGTCGAAACTTTCAGCCACCAGATGATCGGTTCGAAAGGTCACCATGGCATGATCCAGCAATTGGCCCGCGGCGCGCGAACTTTCATCAATGGCCCGGATCATTTCGCGCAAAGCTTCACGGTTTTCATCCCGCTCAACCCGCCGCAGCGTCACTTCGGCCTGCATCCGAACCGTGGCCAAAGGCGTGCGCACCCGATGCGCCGCCTCGGCAATAAACTCTTCCGATTGCGATAGCGACTTTTTAAGCCGCCCGATAAACTGGTTTAGCGAGCGTACCAGCGGCACCATTTCGCTGGGTACCGGCGATTCCACAGGGCGTAAATCCTGCGGCCCGCGCCGCGAGACCGAGGCCGCCAAACGCCGCAACGGACCAATCGTCGACTGTGCTGCATAAAATGTCAAAACCATCGCAATGGCAAAAAACCCAATGCCCAGAAAAAGCACCGTCTGGGAAATCTGCCGCAAGGTCTGTTTTTGGCCATTGCGAGTTTGCGCAATCGTGGCGCGCACCACAACCGGTTGATTGTTCAAAGATAGTTTCCGGCTGGCTGTCACCAAACGGATATCTTCCCCCAGATATTGCTCTGTGGCAAAGGCCGGCTGGCTTTCCATAGTTGGTTCTTCGGCAAATGGCAGGTCCTCATAACCGGTCAAATAGACCTGATTTTGCTCAATTTTGTAAAACACCCGATCATCCGAGATATTGCCCAGCATAGAAAACGCAGAATAGGGGATATCCACATTCAACGCCCCGTCCTGCACGGTGACCGCATCAAGTACCGAAGTGACCGATGCGGCCAGAATATTATCCTGGCTTTCCTGAGCCAGCTGCCGGCCATAACTTTGCACCACCAAAAACAGGATCACCGCCAAAATCGCGGCACTTGCTAAAAGCCGGACAATCAGCCGGCGCCGGATTGATCGGGTTGCGGTCACATGATCGTTCATGAAACACTTAGCCGATAGCCCATGCCGCGCACG
The nucleotide sequence above comes from Rhodobacteraceae bacterium Araon29. Encoded proteins:
- a CDS encoding extracellular solute-binding protein encodes the protein MRYLLFALALGMFPTLGFGFDVDQRRQFPAEAGSQVLKVISTADLDLFAGVIEAFQRQNPSVSVDYFEVSSTELVKALVDEGAQFDLAVSSAMDLQTKLANDGMALPFRSEFTAQLPDWAHWQDLVFAFTQEPAALVFSARDFDGQSVPRTRQELIAFMRSHPMQFKNRVGTYDIRSSGLGYLFATQDARTSETYWRLAEVMGNMNAQLYCCSGKMIEDVGSGKLAFAYNVLGSYAAAQTNNQDDIIIVEPSDFTTLMLRSALIPKNAKQPQLAGLFIDHLLSFSLEAGKAGDFPFPTLQRDVLEQETALRPIRLGPGLMVYLDRLKRKNFLKAWENAILQKP
- a CDS encoding Rieske 2Fe-2S domain-containing protein, whose product is MPVLSSRNEKGRFEFEKNQTILEVSLENELSHLHVCGGHGRCSTCRVQVLDGLENCENRNAIEQAMSEKLDFPDDVRLACQTKLKGDVTIRRLLNGMEDIKFAKSAIEQSGPIGSNKDVAILFADIENFTPLSERMASFDVMYLLNKYFDFAGDIVMSNGGAMNNYIGDAFLAVFGLDDTGDETFRAVKAGIEIQSRLNEFSAQVEEDFDELFKVRIGIHYGEVIVGMLGCRGTERLSVIGDTVNMAARAEAANKDADTDMLITEMAFSQVEGRVEVEDFIRMKLKGTSERTTLYEIKSVIGDSLAKENTEQKIIGGIEWHRSVPVADLKEGSKLETSYQDEAVLVFRHDGELRAVQNACTHMNLPLTGGDIDDGGNITCPFHGTAYCTKTGEVTKWCEGLPDDMPAENKAMITSIKQNPIKTFLTLESDNHVWLAEP
- a CDS encoding HAMP domain-containing protein; the encoded protein is MNDHVTATRSIRRRLIVRLLASAAILAVILFLVVQSYGRQLAQESQDNILAASVTSVLDAVTVQDGALNVDIPYSAFSMLGNISDDRVFYKIEQNQVYLTGYEDLPFAEEPTMESQPAFATEQYLGEDIRLVTASRKLSLNNQPVVVRATIAQTRNGQKQTLRQISQTVLFLGIGFFAIAMVLTFYAAQSTIGPLRRLAASVSRRGPQDLRPVESPVPSEMVPLVRSLNQFIGRLKKSLSQSEEFIAEAAHRVRTPLATVRMQAEVTLRRVERDENREALREMIRAIDESSRAAGQLLDHAMVTFRTDHLVAESFDFQALVDELVTRLRPVAELKEIDLDWQLGTPLTVKGDAILIQNAVRNLIDNAIKYSPTESSVKLTLSERHSGVALELMDQGRGFLDDEFKLLTDRFVRGSNAHDTIGSGLGLTIADDVANAHGGSLELKNNTEGVGACVTFYLPLR